In one Grus americana isolate bGruAme1 chromosome 1, bGruAme1.mat, whole genome shotgun sequence genomic region, the following are encoded:
- the TSGA10 gene encoding testis-specific gene 10 protein produces MSKNFLSIQGVSSDPEVLKILREREELKSTLKKYERHVAEIQGNFKVLTAERDKIVNLYEQAQEEISQLRQKVIKCPRTRKSTVTAQAMLRHVETERDTALSDFRRMTTERDSLREQLKISQETAFNEKAHLEQRIEELETTIQNLDSERLEQMSKARLMKDTIDSLETEMKRLARRALDSETELSRQEAAYVSLSLLKEKTEQSLSETQQSLIKKKYEMQLTQEKIMLLDEKIDNFSRQSLVQQEEIYALKETIAQLDKEKATLQDCVEEGSEKIAAFEESLAIKEKIISDFKMLVSELERSTKKSAEALCICEKDITTLHQQLQETTKELAQTNKNKESLAQENDRLQEHLCNMKQENQILYKKLAKYQKELDDMKLKAQHSNTDIVRLKDALKSKERENCELLENYHKACEQGESWEAKCHETEGDCSSVRLALISVESENRKLKEKMESLETEMEQLQSKCESSSAEIELLRKQLGNERASMKNLESLLALNREKGFQSEIAKQEQNSEIQFLKEQLSLTESKLAVQSRDFTQLRNRAAQLESELDITKRQLGTERFERECAVQELRRQNCAISYQLSSTLRTSSPEHSHHQSPAWSLDWSLEGNSCLRTYNVIFTMACEDSAHHLES; encoded by the exons TGAGCGCCATGTGGCAGAAATTCAGGGTAACTTCAAAGTTTTAACAGCTGAGAGAGACAAAATTGTCAATCTTTATGAAcag gcacAGGAAGAGATTTCCCAACTTCGTCAGAAAGTTATCAAATGCCCCAGGACTCGTAAAAGTACTGTGACAGCTCAAGCTATGTTAAGGCATGTGGAGACAGAAAGGGATACAGCACTGTCAGATTTCCGAAGGATGACTACGGAACGTGATAGCCTCAGGGAGCAGTTAAAG ATTTCCCAAGAGACTGCGTTTAATGAAAAGGCTCATTTGGAACAGAGAATTGAAGAGCTAGAAACTACTATTCAAAAT tTAGATAGTGAACGGTTAGAACAGATGTCCAAAGCGAGGCTAATGAAAGACACCATCGATTCTCTGGAAACTGAGATGAAAAGATTGGCAAGAAGAGCACTGGACTCTGAAACTGAGCTGAGCCGACAAGAAGCTGCATATGTTTCACTTAG tttattgaaagaaaagacagaacagaGTCTTTCAGAGACTCAGCAAAGccttattaagaaaaaatatgaaatgcaacTTACCCAGGAGAAAATCATGCTTTTGGATGAAAAAATTG ATAACTTTTCAAGACAAAGTCTCGTACAACAAGAGGAGATCTatgctttgaaagaaacaaTTGCACAACTTGATAAAGAGAAGGCAACTTTGCAAGACTGTGTGGAAGAAGGAAGTGAGAAGATTGCTGCTTTTGAGGAAAGCCTGGCAATTAAA gagaaaataatatCAGATTTCAAGATGCTGGTTTCTGAGTTGGAGCGTTCCACAAA AAAATCTGCTGAAGCACTCTGTATCTGTGAGAAAGATATCACCACTTTGCATCAACAGCTACAAGAAACCACTAAAGAACTTGCACAGACTAACAAGAACAAAGAATCATTAGCTCAGGAGAATGACAGGTTACAAGAGCATCTTTGTAATATGAAGCAAGAAAATCAG ATACTATATAAAAAACTAGCAAAATACCAGAAAGAACTTGATGATATGAAGTTGAAAGCCCAGCATTCAAACACAGATATTGTCAGGCTGAAGGATGCACTGAAGTCTAAA GAGAGAGAGAACTGCGAGCTTTTGGAGAATTACCACAAAGCCTGTGAACAAGGAGAAAGTTGGGAAGCAAAATGCCATGAAACAGAAGGAGATTGTAGCTCTGTTAGACTGGCACTGATCAGTGTGGAGTCTGAGAACCGCAagttgaaagagaaaatggagtCCCTTGAAACAGAGATGGAGCAA CTGCAGAGCAAGTGTGAGTCATCCAGTGCTGAAATAGAGCTGCTGAGAAAACAACTGGGAAATGAAAGAGCATCTATGAAAAACCTGGAATCTTTGCTTGCATTGAATCGTGAGAAAGGATTTCAGTCAGAGATagcaaagcaagaacaaaacTCTGAAATTCAGTTTCTTAAGGAACAGCTTTCTTTAACAGAAAGTAAACT TGCTGTGCAGAGTCGAGATTTTACTCAGCTCAGAAATAGAGCAGCTCAGCTAGAGTCGGAACTGGATATCACCAAAAGACAGCTGGGGACTGAGCGCTTTGAAAG GGAATGTGCTGTACAGGAGCTTCGACGCCAGAATTGTGCAATCTCCTATCAGTTAAGCTCTACGTTAAGAACATCATCACCTGAACATTCCCATCATCAATCTCCTGCTTGGTCTCTAGACTGGTCCCTGGAAGG gaaTTCTTGTTTAAGGACTTATAATGTTATATTCACAATGGCTTGTGAAGACTCTGCACACCATCTGGAAAGTTAA